ATTCAGAACATGGAAAAGTTAACCGCAAAAGCAAGTATTCAGATCCAAAAACCCATCAGTGAAGTTTTTGAAGCCATCGTTGATCCCAACAAAATGAATCACTATTTTATTAAGTCCTCAACAGGCCGTCTCGAGACTGGAAAAACAGTAGAATGGAATTTCCCTGAGTTCCCCGACAGTTTTCCTGTAGCTGGCAAAACAATCCGTCCAGACACCTATATTTCCTTTGACTGGAGTGGCGGATTAGCAAATCAACTGGTTGAAATCAGCTTATCTTCCTTCGGAGAGGGATCCACTGTTGTCAAAATTACAGAACACGAAATGAACAACGATCAGGAAGGCATTTTGATTATGATGCGTCAGACCGAAGGATGGGCAAATTTTCTAGCCTGTATGAAGGCCTATCTTGAATATAATATCAATCTTCGAAAGGGTGCTTTTGATTTTATGTTTTAACGGAAGTAAAAAATGGCGGCAAATAAAACCTCTTATATCGAAAAAAGTGTCGATGATTTTATTCTGGATATACCCGATTCACAGAAGCGGGAAGACAGCATCCAATTGGTACAATTGATGCAATCTGTCTCAAAAGAAGCACCGAAGATGTTTGGCGAATCGATCATTGGCTTTGGACAGTATTACTATAAATATGCCAGCGGGCATGAAGGGTATGCACCCCTAATCGGATTCAGTCCCCGTAAGGCTGCCATTTCACTTTACGTATATACCGGCCTCGAAGAACATCGGGCACTCGTGGAACAACTAGGCAAATATAAAATAGGCAAAGCCTGCATTTACATTAAAAAACTGAGTGACATCAATACGGAGAATCTGACCATTTTAATGCAAGAGACCATCCAATTTATAACAACCAAATACACAAGGACCAAGGATTAGATACAAGATTATGACAAGTAGCGTTTCAACAATTGAAGAGTATATTGACCAATTCGAAGGGGACAAGAAGACGTATCTCAATCAGGTACGGCAGCTGATTGCTGGAGTAGTCCCAGCTGAAACCACAGAAACCATTTCCTATCAGATGCCTACATTTCGATTTAATGGCAATCTGATCCATTTTGCAATGAATAAACAGCATCTCGGAATATACCCCGGACCTGACGCCATCGAACATTTCGCAGCAGAACTTAAAGATTTTAAAACATCAAAAGGAGCAATACAGATTCCGATTGACCAGCCCTTACCAAAAAAAATCATTCGTGATATTATTGCCTTTAATATCGAAAAACTCAAGGACAAACAAGGCCCCAACTGGCATAAAAGCAGAGGGAATTGGTTAGAAGCCGAAGAATTGATGCAACAGATTATGCTAAAAACCACACTGAAAAAAGAGTTCAAATGGGGCAGCGACATCTATACACACAAAGGGAAGAATGTCATCGGATGGGGTGGTTTCAAAAACTTCTTTTCCCTATGGTTCTATAACGGTGTATTTTTAGAAGATAAGGAAAATGTCTTGATCAGCGCGTCCGAAGGTAAAACCAAAGCTCTTCGACAATGGCGTTTTCAGCATGTCAGCGAGATGGATAGCACCAAAATCGAGGCTTACATCCAAGAATCTATTCGAACAATTGACGAGGGAAAAGAAATAAAACCCACCAAAAGTGAAGCTATACCTCCCTCTGGAATTCTTTTGGAAGCACTTCATTCAGATCAGGTATTCCATGATCACTTCAATGCGCTTACACCAGGCAAACAAAAAGAGTATATTCAGTATATCGACGAAGCGAAACAGGAAAAAACCAAATTATCCCGTCTGGAGAAAATCAAACCAATGATTATTGCGAATAAAGGATTACATGATAAATATAAATAAGTGAGTTTTAAACTAAAAATCGACGCTCATGGAAAATTCAATTATACCGTCCCTATGGTTTGATCACAATGCGAAGGAAGCTTTTGATCTATACTGCCGGACTTTTTTAAACAGTCATATCGAAAGCGACTCCCCGATCGTTGTCCAGGCCCTGCTCAATGGCGTAAAATTTATCGGCATCAATGGAGGACCGATGTTTAAGCCAAATCCATCCATATCATTTATGGTGATCTGCGAATCAGCCGAAGAGATAGATCGCATCTGGAATACATTATCAGTAGACGGAAATGTACTGATGCCACTAAACAGCTATCCATGGAGTGCCTACTACGGCTGGGTAGCGGACAGATACGGTGTAAACTGGCAGCTATACCAAGGCAACGTAAGTGACACAAACCAGCAAGCGATCGTCCCTACACTGATGTATTGCGGACCTCAACAAGGCAAATGCGAAACCGCAGTTCAATTCTATGAAGGACTATTCAAAGATTTTCACAGCAACGGTATTTTACGTTATCCGGAAGGCGAATATAAAGGATCAATCCAGCACACCCAATTCCTTGTCAATGGGTTTACCTTAATGGCCATGGATAGTGGAGTCGCCCAGGACTTTACGTTTAATGAAGGTATTTCCCTCACTATCCTCTGCCAGGATCAAGCTGAAATTGACTATTACTGGAATCGTATTACACAACAGGGACAAGAGAGCATGTGTGGGTGGTGTAAAGATGAATTCGGAGTGAGTTGGCAAATTGTACCGACACAAATTTCTACATACCTTCAAAATCCAGGAGCCGGAGAAGCATTAATGAAGATGAAAAAAATCATTATCAAAGATTTGATCGGATAATGTTAGCTAAGGCAACAGTAGTTCCCATCTGAGGGGTGGATAGATAAAAAAACGGGAGTATCCAAAAAGGTTGGACACTTCCGTTTTTTATTAATATCATTTTTCTACGATCTCCTTTTAAAATTTCAATTTCAGGACAGTCCGCTTTTAATTGTTGACCAGTTCTGGTTATGCGTTTACCTGCAACGCCAATGCGTATAATTTCATCTGTTTGATCATCGACAATAAACCATTGGCCCGGGTTGGCGACAAGTGTTCTTTTAAACCGATTTCATCAACGAAATACAGATCTGCATCAACAATCTCTTTTGCTGTATGTCCAGACAGCACTTTGACCATCAGACTAACCAAACCCTTGGTGATAATTGCGTCACTATCTGCTGTAAAAAACACTTTTCCATCTTTAACCTCCGGATACAGCCACACCTTGGACTGACAACCCTTGATAATATAGTCTTCTGTCTTATATTGCTCATCAATTAAAGGAACTTCCTTCCCCAGCTGGATGATGTACTCATATTTTTCCATCCAATCCGTAAAGAAAGCAAAATCTTCAACTAATTCGTTTTGTATTTCATTAATTGTCATAATCGTTTTTATTACACTAACATATTGACCGCACGTTGAATACCTGCCACCAAGATATCTATTTCTTCTTTTGTGTTGTAAAGTGCCAACGAAGCCCGGATCGTTCCAGGGATACCAAAGCGATCCATTACAGGCTGAGCACAGTGGTGTCCAGTTCGCACAGCAATACCCAATTTATCCAAAATCACCCCTACATCATAGGGATGTGTACCTTCAATGATAAATGAAATAACAGAACATTTTTGATCTGCAGTACCTATAAATTTCATTCCCGGGATCTGCGACAATTTTTCCAATGCATATTCCAGCAACTCGTGTTCGTAAGCCTCAATATTTTTTAAGCCGATCGAATTGATATAGTCAATCGCTTCATTCAAACAGATTCCTGCTTCAATATTCGGAGTGCCCGCTTCAAATTTAAAAGGCAACTCATTATAGGTTGTCTTTTCGAAAGTCACTTCCTTAATCATATCGCCACCGCCTTGATAAGGAGGCATTGCGTTTAACAGCTCTTCCTTACCATACAACACACCCACACCAGTGGGGCCATACATTTTATGCCCTGAGAAAACTAAAAAGTCAACATCGAGATCTTGCACATCAACCTGGATATGTTGGACAGCTTGCGCTGCATCTACCAATACGACAGCCCCATGCTTATGTGCAATCGAGATGATCTCTTTTACCGGATTGATCGTACCCAGTGCATTAGAGACATAAGTTACAGCAACAAGCTTCGTTCTTTCGTTAATAAGGTCTTGATAGGCGTCCATATCGAGCTCCCCCTTATCATTCATCGGAATAACACGGATCTTACAGCCTTTTTCATCACAAAGCATCTGCCAGGGCACAATATTGGAGTGGTGCTCCATTGCAGAAATAATAATTTCATCTCCCGCATCGATAAATGCTCTACCATAGCAGGTCGCAACCAAATTGATACTATCTGTCGTCCCCTTGGTGATAATCACTTGCTTGTCTTCAGGCGCATTGATAAAGGATTGAAGCTTTTTACGAGTCACCTCAAAAGCATCTGTAGATATCTGGCTGAGGTAGTGAACTCCACGATGTACATTACTATTCATATCTGTATAATAATGTGCAATAGAATTGATTACCACATTGGGCTTTTGTGTTGTCGCACCATTGTCCAGATAAACCAAAGGCTTGCCATTTACCTGTCTTTTTAGAATAGGAAAATCTGCACGTATTTTATCTATATTATATTTTTCCAAAGTCGTCTAAATAATTTATACAAAGTTAATAGTATTTTATCGAATACAGGGCCGACAATCTGTTTTTTATGTCATTATCAATCATCCAAGTTACTTGACAAATCAAATTAAAAAATGGCTCAACACTATTAAAGAACCACTTTTTGTAGGTCATTTGCCATTTTTTACAATTATATCTTGCTTTTATAATTTATTGATGCTATTTATTTACCTTTGTATTGATATGCAAGAATTACCTCTAAATTTACCAGAAGGCTCACGTAAAGAAGTGATGGCCTACTTGGAGCCTTTCATGTTGAATGAAATGAGCGAATACCTGAAGCCTGTAGAAGAAATGTGGCAACCTGCTGATTTCCTTCCAGACGCTTCAAGGGATACTTTTTTTGAGGAAATAAGAGATTTACAGGAAAGTGCGAAAGAACTGTCCTATGACTTAGTTGCAGTATTAGTTGGTGATACGATTACCGAAGAAGCCCTTCCAACCTACGAATCTTGGCTGACAATGGTTGAAGATGTCGATAAAAACGAACAAGGCGGATGGATGAAATGGGTTCGTGCATGGACTGCAGAAGAAAACCGTCACGGCGATCTATTGAACAAATACCTTTATCTGTCTGGTAGAATAGATATGCGTCAGTTTGAAATGTCTACACAATATTTGATACAAGATGGTTTCGATATCGGCACTGGTGCTGATCCTTACCGTAACTTTATATATACATCATTCCAAGAACTTGCAACCAACGTATCTCATCGTCGGGTGTCGGGACTTTCAAAAAAAGGTGGTGATAAACTTCTGGCGAAAATGTGCGGTGTCATTGCTTCGGATGAAGCACGCCATGCCAAAGCATACATGTCTTTCATATCAAAGGCTATGACAGTAGACGCAAGTGAAGTAATGATTGCATTTGAAGATATGATGCGTAAAAAGATTGTCATGCCAGCACAGTTTTTGAGAGAAGCAGGCGAACCTCAGGGCGAAGCTTTTGCACACTTTTCGGATGCTGCACAGCGACTAGGTGTGTATACTGCATTGGATTATGTCGATATCTTGAAAGAACTTAATAATGAGTGGAAAATTGATCAAGTTACAGGTCTAAATGAAAAAGGTGAGAAAGCAAGAGACTACCTCTTAAAATTACCGGATCGCTTGACTAGATTAGCTGACCGCATGAAGATTCCTGAAAAAGATTATAAATTCAAATGGATTTACGGATAAACAAAAAAGCTTGACCAGAAATAGTCAAGCTTTTTTGTTTATCCTATTTCCTATAGGTAATTAAGATCGAAGCATTCTATTTACCTTGTTGTCGGCTGTATGATTGTAAATATTGCAAAACAGTAATCATACTCCCCCTTAGGCCGATTATCTCCATACATAAGTAATTCAAAAATGTATATATTTTTAAATACAAAAGAATATTTAATCTTAAAATCAGCTTATATGCATATATTAATTCATTTTATTTGAATATAAAAAACATATATATGATATTACATACACACCATATATATCATTTTTCATAACGCAGTCCGAGTTTCGTGCATTGTTCGGTTGTTCTTCGACTATGCTACGGAAGATATTTACCCCTTCTTCGCCTCTGAGAGCAGATAAGAGCATGGTGTAACTTAGGTCTTTAAACCATATCTCCGTGTTAAACTCGGACTCACCTCGGACTCATGTCGCATTCACCACGGTCACAGTGCGACGACGTTACGACGATGTATCGAAGTTGGTACGATGCATTGACCAAAAAGGTTTGCACCTGATATAAGAAAGGGAGCAAACTCGCTATGAATTTACTCCCTTTCTTATAAGCATCTAGTCTGTCAATCATGACTAAGTACTAATTCCCAAAAAGATTTTTAATACGATCTCTTTTGGATAATATTTGATTAGGGATTATTTCACATTTCCCATTAATTTCCGCACAACAGGTGACAATGCAATAAGTACCACACCAGCAATTAAAGAATATAAGCCCAATTGCTTATAACTTTCAGTGTACGTCAGTAAGTTGTCTGCCAACGAACTTCCTTCTTTTGCTTCAGCCATACTCGCACCGATCAAGCCCGCAACATATTGTCCATAAGCACTTGCCAAAAACCACATTCCCATCATAATACCCTGTAACCTCGCTGGGGACAGTTTCGTCATAATGGATAACCCAATCGGCGAAAGACAAAGCTCCCCGACGGTAATCACTAATAATGCAAGTGTAAAGATATCCAATGAGGTCATGCCTTCATGAGCGAATAAACGCGTCGCAAAAAGTACATAGTAACCTAAACCTAAGAAAACAAAGCCCAAACCAAACTTGATAATAGTATTCGGCTCAAGTTTACGTTTTCCCAACCAAATCCAGAATAGTCCAAATAACGGCGCTAAGGCGATAATAAATAATGCACCCCCAGAATTATTGACACCATTTGGATCAAGTGTCACTGCCCCCAGTAAAGAGTCATTCAGGTGCTTGGCTGCAAAGATGCTCAATGAACCACCACTCTGTTCATATATCCCCCAAAAGATAATGGAAAACAAAATAAATACCAGTGCAGCAATTAATTTCTTGCGTTCCTCCTTGGTCACTTGTGACATTTCATAAAACAGATATAAAAGTGTCAATGGTCCAATGGTATACATAAAATAGTCAGTATATTGGGTTTTCGACACCATGATCTGAATAACGGGTATAAAGATCAAGGTCAGTGCATATACCGCATATTCAACCCATTTTGGCAAGGCTTTCGTCTTTACGATAGCATCTGGGTGTCCAGGTTTAAGCCCGATAGGTCCAAGGTGTCTTTTGGTAAAGTGAAAATTAATCAAACTTGCCAGCATCCCTATTGCAGCTAAACCAAAGGCAACATTCCAACGGTGAGGTTCGGAGATAACCGAGCTCAACATATACCCTTTACCAATGGCGACACAAACATAGCCCCCTAAAAATGCACCTAGATTGATCCCTGCGTAGAACAAGGAGAAACCACCATCACGACGGCTATCTCCATCACGATAGAGTTCTCCCACCATGGTAGAAATATTTGGTTTGAAGAAACCAGTACCAATAATAATAAATGAGAGACCAAAAAAGAAATATTGATGTGGATCCGCAGCTAGGAAAAGACTCCCTACAATCATTAATATACCTCCCCAGAACAATGATTTTCTAAAACCTAAAATCTTATCTGCAAAAAGACCACCAATAAATGTAAAAGCATAGACAAATGCCTGAGTAGCTCCATACTGTAAATTAGCCTCTTTCTCCGCAAAGTTTAGTTGTGTGATCATAAAGAACACCAACATACCCCGCATGCCATAAAAACAAAATCTTTCCCACATTTCCGAGAAAAAAAGGCTCCAGATCTGTCTTGGGTACTTTCCCTTAAAATTTTGAATCTCCTCTAGCGATTCCCGTGTACTAACCTCCATACTGTATTTATATTAATCAAAAAAGCTTCTTTCGTAAAAGAAGCTTATATAGTTATTATTTAACTCCGTGCATCAATCTTTTGATCAAAGGATTGAACAGCATGACAAGCAATCCGGCCAAAGCTGGAATAGCCGTAAATAAAAAGAAAAAGTGACTCAATGAATATTCTTGTTGAATTGTTTCCACCTGTCCGCCCAATACCGCTGCAACTTTTTGTGCAATAGCGATTGCTAGATACCAGATGCCAAACATAAAAGCCAACATCCTAGCTGGAACCAATTTAGAAACATAGGATAGGCCCACTGGAGAAATAAACAATTCTCCCAAAGTATGAAATAGGTAAGTCAAGACGAGAAATACCATAGAAATTTTCATCCCTGGAGCTATACCCCATGAACCTAATCCGATAATCAAAAATCCTATGGCAACCAATATCAGACCAAAACCATATTTAAAGGCAGCTGAAGGATTGTATTTCGATTCCCATATCTTAGACACCGAGGAAGCTAGTGCAATGATAAAAAATGAGTTGAGGATAGAAAACCAGGATACTTTTATTTCCGAAGCTTCTTTATTAAACTCCTGATAAAGCATCCAGATTGCTGCGCCCCAGATCAGTCCAAAACAGACAAATAATACGATATTAGAGATGGCAATCTTATCCCAGGTTACCTTTGCTAGTTTTATTAAAACCCAGCTGATAATTGCTAATGGCACAACCGTTAATAAACCATTGACCACATTAAATGTCGTTAATGCAGCACCTGTAAGCGCTCTATCGATATTATCCCTTGCGACAATGACCAATGAGGTTGCCCCCTGTTCAAAGCTCATGAAAAAGAAGATGAGGAAAAACGCCAAAAGCACCACGGCAAACATTCTATCCCGCACAGTCTTGTCATAACGCAAAATCCGGGAAACGATCAAATAAATAAACAAGATCAATGCAATAATGACCATAATATATTGACCTCTCAAAAAAGAAGTATCCAGCCCGGCGAAAACATCAATAATACCATTTTTCGACAATGGGTCATTGAAGGCATATACAAAGCCTATTATAGCGACAATACCGATAAGCACGAAATCCTTTATTGTAAACGGGTTTTTAGTATCCGTATCATTGACAATAACTTCTTTCTTCTCTCCGGCCGCAGATTTGTCTAAAATACCAAGGTTGCCCATGAGTGGTTTTGCGAATACAAACTGAAGTGTACCTAGTAGCATAAAAATACCCGCCAATCCAAATCCCCAATGCCATCCATATGTTTCAGCGATGTAACCACATAGCATCATCCCAAAGAAAGCACCTGCATTGACACCCATATAGAATATTGTATACGCTCCGTCCTTCTTTTCAGGAAGGTCTTTATACATTTCGCCAAGGATTGAAGGCATGTTCGGTTTGAAAAAACCTGTTCCGATAACCAAACAGATCAATCCCAGAAAAAACATGATCGCAGTATCAAAAGCCATTGCAGCATGTCCCAATGTCATGATTGCTGAGCCGATAATAACAGCTTTTCTGGATCCGATGTATTTGTCGGCGATGATTCCACCGAGTATTGGTGTCAGATAAAGCATCATTGCATATGTTCCGTACAATGCACCTGCTTGTTGTGCTGTCCAGGCCCAGCCAGAGAACGGGTTACCTTGGATAACTGCAGCAGTTAAAAATTGCATCAATAGGACACGCATTCCATAGAATGAAAACCGTTCCCACATCTCTGTAAAGAAAAGTACGAACAGCCCTGAGCGCTGTCCTAGTACATTCGATTTAAAAAAATCGTTCGACGGGCTAGTAGTTATATCCCCGTTTAATCTCCCCATAAGTAATCAACCTTTATTTTTATAAAAATACTTACAAAGAAACAAAAACAAAATCACTTTTGGCCAAAATAAAGTTGCATAAACAAAAAAAGGCAACCCATTTGGATTGCCTTTTCAGTAACATTTTTAATATGCCCTATCTTTTGTGCAATTGTTCGTAAAGATCAATGACCTTTTTCTGAAGTTCGATAACTTCGCCATCACGTAGTTGCAACTTTTGCGTTAACGCATTGACCTCATTGACATACTCTTTATCCTCTTCCGAATCAGAAGTAGATAGTAGTTGAACAACTGTCAAATTGAATAATTTTGAGATTTGATTTAGGCGCGACAGATTTACATCTGTAATACCTGTTTCAATTTTAGAAAATGCTGGGATTGAGATATCCAATCGCTTTGCAACATCCTCTTGACTCCACCCCTTCTGGTGTCTAAGTAATCTGATTTTTTTTCCTAATGCATTCATCTGGTAGATATTTTAAACAAAAATAGTAAATAAAAATATAATTTACATTAAATTATATTTTTTTCTCTAAAAATCCCTAAAAAACCGATCAGCGAGCACGGAGAGATTAACCCCATTATAATTATTTAAACTCATAAGTAGTAAATTGTAACCCTTAGATTTAACCCCATCCAAAAAAGAATACAGGCCATCTAAGCTCACAACAACCTCTAAATCAGGATTATTAAAACTGTTTTTGATGTTCTCAGGAACACTTTCGATATCCTTATTAAGTTCCTTACAGGAGTGGATATTCACGTAGACCACAGAGAGATCCGACTCTCCCATCGAGTCCGCATATTGTAACAAAAAGGACGAATCTAAACTATCATACGAGTTTAATTCGATAATTGTGACCAATTTCTGATTAGGAAATTGTTCTTTTACAGCATGAATACTCGACCTAACTTTATCCGCATTGCAGGCATAATCTTGATAGACCACAGATCCTTCTGAGCTCGCCACAAACTCCAGATAACGGATAGATGTATTAAAACTCTTTATTGCATCAAAGAACTCTTTCTTTTTAATACCCAACCATTCACAGACGGTATAAGCGCCTGCGATATTAGACAGATTATGTTTCCCGAACACTTGTAAAGGAACTTCTCCGTCTGCGGTATTTAGATAGGTAACACCCTTATTGATTGTGTAATCGGGGATCTTATAGCCATGCCGGTTAATCTTGCAGTCTTTGGTATCCTGCAAAACTTTTTGGAGAACAGCATCTTCTTTATTATAGATCAGCGTTCCTTTAGGAGGTATGGAATCAATAAAATCTTCAAATTGTTTAATATATTCCTCTTGAGATATTTTGGAATTAAATTCATTCCATACGATACCAGAGATTAGGGCGATATTAGGCTTATAATATAAAAATTTCGACTTGGAATCAATTTTGGACGAAACATATTCATCTCCCTCGATAATAATAATCTTATTATGCTTGGTAATATCCACAAGTTTATCAAAACCTCTTAATTGCGCCCCGACCAAATAATCAAATTCTTTTCCTAAGGAGCGCATGACGTGCATAACCATGCTCGTAATCGTTGTTTTCCCGTAGCTCCCTGCAATAACCACACGGATTTTATCCTGGGAGAGTTCCTGTATAAACTCTGGAAAAGAATAGATCTTCAGGCCTAATTCCTGCGCTTTTTTTAATTCGGGATTATCTGCTTCCGCATGTGCCCCCAAAATAACGGCATCAATATCTTCCGTCACCTTGTCGGCAAACCAACCCAATTGATCTGGCAATAACCCAGCTTCGATGAGATGGGAACGGGAAGGTTCCACAATCTGATCATCAGATCCAGTAATTTGGTGCCCCTGCTTTGCCAAAGAAATGGCAAGGTTATGCATCACACTACCACCTATCGCTATAAAATGAATACGCATCGCTCTGTTACCGTTTCACAAACTTGGCTGCACACCAATTATTTAAAACTTTTTTGGAGATAAATTCGAAACCTAAAGACGCAGCGGTATCACGTAACATCGCCAAATCTTCCTGTTCATAAAATCCGCTTAAGTACAACTCTCCATTTTTATTGATACTTAAAGCATATTGTGGTAATTGTTCCAATAGAATATTTCGATTGATATTTGCTAAGATAGTATCGAAAATTCGGCCTTCTAAAACTTCGAAGGAACCACAAATAGCCTCGATATTGTCTACGGTATTAAGCAGTCTATTTTCGATCACACTGTCCACACAGATTTCATCATAATCTACTGCCAGAACAGCATTAGCGCCTTTTTTGGACGCCAAGATCGCTAGAATACCCGTACCACAGCCCATATCCAGCACCTGCTTACCCTCAAAATCATTCTCCAAAATATATTGGAGCATCATCGATGTGGTCTGATGGTGTCCTGTTCCAAAGGACATTTTAGGATCAATGATTATTTCATAAGGGAAATCAGGTTTTGCGTCATGAAACGTAGCACGTACATAACACTGTCCACCGACTTCAATGGGATTAAAATTACTTTCCCAGAGTTTGTTCCAATTCTGGTTTTCAATTTCCTGAACCTTATAGTCTACTTCAAGTCCTTCATCAAGATTTAGCATTAACGTTTCTAATGCTTGCAAATCAAGATTTGCAGCTGGAATATAAGCTGCAAATCCTGATTCGGTATCTTCAAAAGTATCAAAGCCGATGTCTGCC
The window above is part of the Sphingobacterium sp. ML3W genome. Proteins encoded here:
- a CDS encoding Mur ligase family protein; amino-acid sequence: MRIHFIAIGGSVMHNLAISLAKQGHQITGSDDQIVEPSRSHLIEAGLLPDQLGWFADKVTEDIDAVILGAHAEADNPELKKAQELGLKIYSFPEFIQELSQDKIRVVIAGSYGKTTITSMVMHVMRSLGKEFDYLVGAQLRGFDKLVDITKHNKIIIIEGDEYVSSKIDSKSKFLYYKPNIALISGIVWNEFNSKISQEEYIKQFEDFIDSIPPKGTLIYNKEDAVLQKVLQDTKDCKINRHGYKIPDYTINKGVTYLNTADGEVPLQVFGKHNLSNIAGAYTVCEWLGIKKKEFFDAIKSFNTSIRYLEFVASSEGSVVYQDYACNADKVRSSIHAVKEQFPNQKLVTIIELNSYDSLDSSFLLQYADSMGESDLSVVYVNIHSCKELNKDIESVPENIKNSFNNPDLEVVVSLDGLYSFLDGVKSKGYNLLLMSLNNYNGVNLSVLADRFFRDF
- the prmA gene encoding 50S ribosomal protein L11 methyltransferase, which gives rise to MKYIEVIFQMLSGEEWQKDLLVSDLADIGFDTFEDTESGFAAYIPAANLDLQALETLMLNLDEGLEVDYKVQEIENQNWNKLWESNFNPIEVGGQCYVRATFHDAKPDFPYEIIIDPKMSFGTGHHQTTSMMLQYILENDFEGKQVLDMGCGTGILAILASKKGANAVLAVDYDEICVDSVIENRLLNTVDNIEAICGSFEVLEGRIFDTILANINRNILLEQLPQYALSINKNGELYLSGFYEQEDLAMLRDTAASLGFEFISKKVLNNWCAAKFVKR